One region of Termitidicoccus mucosus genomic DNA includes:
- a CDS encoding beta-ketoacyl-[acyl-carrier-protein] synthase family protein, translating to MPKVFITGLGFITSIGNDAAAVTQSLRELRHGMVVYPPFQKADCPVKIAAPVKDFDTDSPDPEDWTYPECYRVRREVLRSMGPNAFYAWCAMRQAIEDARLAEDDISNEDTGLYAASGGSPHLFGHLLNKMHDQGVMRCSPMGIVAAISGTVNFNLVAQFRIKGASTGFSSACASSSHALGFARDEIALGRQKRMFVVGAEDGNTDSILPFAGMRALSLQTDPALASRPFDAARDGFVGTGGAAVVVLESEDEAARRGARPYCEVAGWGQASDGHNVAISHPEGHGLAAAMTRALRSAALEPAAIDYVNAHATSTPIGDISEAHALRAVFGPSGARPLVSSTKALTGHGLSLAGALETGICALALRDGFVPGSAHITQLDPACADLNIPRETLEKQITRVLNNSSGFGGANVAIVLKKS from the coding sequence ATGCCCAAAGTCTTCATCACCGGCCTCGGCTTTATCACCAGCATCGGCAACGATGCCGCCGCCGTCACCCAAAGCCTGCGCGAACTCCGCCACGGCATGGTCGTGTATCCGCCCTTCCAGAAAGCGGACTGCCCGGTGAAAATCGCCGCGCCCGTGAAGGACTTCGACACCGACTCGCCCGACCCCGAGGACTGGACCTATCCCGAGTGCTACCGCGTGCGCCGCGAGGTGCTCCGCAGCATGGGCCCCAACGCCTTCTACGCCTGGTGCGCCATGCGCCAGGCCATTGAGGACGCGCGCCTCGCCGAGGACGACATCTCCAACGAGGACACCGGCCTCTACGCCGCCTCGGGCGGCTCCCCGCACCTCTTCGGGCACCTCCTCAACAAAATGCATGACCAAGGCGTCATGCGCTGCTCGCCCATGGGCATCGTCGCCGCCATCTCCGGCACGGTGAATTTCAACCTCGTCGCGCAATTCAGAATCAAAGGCGCCTCCACCGGCTTCTCCTCGGCCTGCGCCTCCTCCTCGCACGCGCTCGGCTTCGCCCGCGACGAAATCGCGCTCGGCCGCCAGAAACGCATGTTTGTCGTCGGCGCCGAGGACGGCAACACCGACAGCATCCTGCCCTTTGCCGGCATGCGCGCCCTCTCGCTCCAGACCGACCCCGCCCTCGCCTCGCGCCCCTTCGATGCCGCGCGCGACGGCTTCGTCGGCACCGGCGGCGCGGCCGTCGTCGTGCTCGAAAGCGAGGACGAGGCGGCGCGGCGCGGCGCGCGCCCCTATTGCGAAGTCGCCGGCTGGGGCCAGGCTTCCGACGGCCACAACGTCGCCATCTCCCATCCCGAAGGCCACGGCCTCGCCGCCGCGATGACGCGCGCCCTGCGCTCCGCCGCGCTCGAGCCCGCCGCCATCGACTACGTCAACGCCCACGCCACCTCCACGCCCATCGGCGACATCTCCGAGGCGCACGCCCTGCGCGCCGTGTTCGGCCCCTCCGGCGCGCGCCCGCTCGTGAGCAGCACCAAGGCGCTCACCGGCCACGGCCTCTCGCTTGCCGGCGCGCTGGAGACCGGCATCTGCGCCCTCGCGCTCCGCGACGGTTTTGTCCCCGGCTCCGCGCACATCACGCAACTCGACCCCGCCTGCGCCGACCTCAACATCCCGCGCGAAACCCTGGAAAAACAAATCACCCGCGTCCTGAACAATAGCAGCGGCTTCGGCGGGGCGAACGTGGCCATCGTGCTGAAAAAATCCTGA
- a CDS encoding SDR family NAD(P)-dependent oxidoreductase: protein MPPPLSTRYRTAFVTGASSGLGRAFAEMLLAEGARVWGTSRDTARLASLAAHPAFTPVALDLADGTAAETAYARAAAQAAAGDSGAAPGFDLVINNAGFGRFSPFAGTRDFAVWQTQLDAMLTHTARLAHAALRGMMARGRGCLVNVSSLAAEFPLPFMAGYNIAKAGLSALSESLIFETRGTPVVVMDFRPGDYRTAFNEVIQAEAAARQATPSSSPPNPPMPDNTNIAATHGPEPGAPPLRVPHPRLSRAWDALEKNLRASPPPERAARDLRRALLRGRPGIVRSGSFFQARLAPLATRMMPARLRRAVLARYFGAA from the coding sequence ATGCCGCCGCCGCTCTCGACCCGCTATCGCACCGCCTTCGTCACCGGCGCCTCGTCCGGGCTCGGCCGTGCGTTCGCGGAGATGCTCCTCGCCGAGGGCGCGCGCGTGTGGGGCACGTCGCGCGACACCGCCCGCCTCGCATCGCTCGCCGCCCATCCCGCCTTCACCCCCGTCGCGCTCGACCTGGCCGACGGCACCGCCGCCGAAACCGCCTACGCCCGCGCCGCGGCGCAAGCCGCCGCCGGCGACTCCGGCGCCGCGCCCGGTTTCGACCTCGTCATCAACAACGCCGGCTTCGGCCGCTTCTCGCCCTTTGCCGGGACGCGGGATTTCGCCGTCTGGCAAACCCAGCTCGACGCCATGCTCACCCATACCGCCCGCCTCGCCCATGCCGCGCTGCGCGGCATGATGGCGCGGGGCCGCGGCTGCCTCGTCAATGTCTCCTCGCTCGCCGCCGAGTTTCCGCTGCCCTTCATGGCCGGCTACAACATCGCCAAGGCCGGGCTCTCCGCGCTCAGCGAAAGCCTGATTTTTGAAACCCGGGGCACCCCCGTCGTCGTCATGGATTTCCGGCCCGGCGACTACCGCACCGCCTTCAACGAGGTCATCCAAGCCGAGGCCGCCGCCCGCCAAGCCACCCCGTCCTCTTCGCCACCCAATCCACCCATGCCTGACAACACAAACATCGCCGCGACCCACGGACCGGAACCCGGCGCGCCGCCGCTCCGCGTCCCGCATCCCCGCCTGTCCCGCGCCTGGGATGCGCTCGAGAAAAATCTCCGGGCATCGCCGCCGCCCGAACGCGCCGCGCGCGACCTCCGCCGCGCGCTTCTGCGCGGGCGTCCCGGCATTGTCCGCTCGGGTTCATTTTTCCAGGCGCGCCTTGCGCCCCTGGCCACGCGCATGATGCCGGCCCGCCTGCGCCGGGCCGTCCTGGCGCGTTATTTCGGAGCCGCCTGA
- a CDS encoding glycosyltransferase — translation MARLRILVLTSSTGGGHDSRANAFAEWCFALYDHDIEVRIEQMLEKSSVINRGGVNFYNWIQRRLPALHTAFYTAVEGLRFLNRRSVVIGRGYYDRALAEFRPHLVFSVHDCLNRGYFQRARKILGAQNVRCATYCGEFSGGWGYSANWLEPSVDLYISRTATARDYAVRHGIPPERARVRGHLMSPRAHLEQMDAGQRLHHLKRKLRLRPDRFTVFLATGTNGANNHFALLPSLVRHAGRCQAIIICGRNREIYNQLVHWRTRHPEFSCHIEGYSEDVHLLMQCSDAIVTRGGTTTCAKALHYCCPIIFNAFGGIMPQERLTLKFFRNGAGSGLIRDANEFTEIIDRWMADPASYAAYKNQFTAVRYEEDPTLLIDELVALAREAAPGEEPARQPFPPRNGNGLAH, via the coding sequence GTGGCCAGGCTCCGCATCCTTGTCCTCACCTCAAGCACCGGCGGCGGCCACGATTCCCGCGCCAATGCCTTTGCCGAGTGGTGCTTCGCGCTCTACGACCACGACATCGAGGTGCGCATCGAGCAGATGCTCGAAAAATCCTCCGTGATCAACCGCGGCGGCGTGAACTTCTACAACTGGATCCAGCGCCGCCTGCCCGCGCTGCACACCGCCTTCTACACCGCCGTCGAGGGGCTGCGCTTCCTCAACCGCCGCAGTGTCGTGATCGGGCGCGGCTATTACGACCGCGCGCTCGCGGAGTTCCGCCCGCACCTCGTCTTCAGCGTGCACGATTGCCTGAACCGCGGCTACTTCCAGCGCGCCCGCAAAATCCTCGGCGCGCAAAACGTCCGCTGCGCCACCTATTGCGGCGAGTTCTCCGGCGGCTGGGGCTACAGCGCGAACTGGCTCGAACCCTCCGTTGATCTCTACATCTCGCGCACCGCCACCGCCCGCGACTACGCCGTCAGGCACGGCATTCCGCCGGAACGCGCCCGCGTGCGCGGGCACCTCATGAGCCCGCGCGCGCATCTCGAGCAGATGGATGCCGGCCAGCGGCTCCACCACCTCAAACGCAAGCTTCGCCTGCGTCCCGACCGGTTCACCGTCTTTCTCGCCACCGGCACCAATGGCGCCAACAATCACTTCGCGCTCCTGCCCTCGCTCGTGCGCCACGCCGGCCGCTGCCAGGCCATCATCATCTGCGGACGCAATCGCGAGATTTACAACCAGCTTGTCCACTGGCGCACGCGCCATCCGGAGTTCTCCTGCCATATCGAAGGTTACTCCGAGGACGTGCACCTGCTCATGCAATGCAGCGACGCCATCGTCACGCGCGGCGGCACCACCACCTGCGCCAAGGCCCTGCATTATTGCTGTCCGATCATCTTCAACGCCTTCGGCGGCATCATGCCGCAGGAGCGGCTCACCCTGAAATTTTTCAGGAACGGAGCCGGCAGCGGCCTCATCCGCGACGCAAACGAGTTCACCGAAATCATCGACCGCTGGATGGCCGATCCCGCGAGTTACGCCGCGTATAAGAACCAGTTCACCGCCGTGCGTTACGAGGAGGACCCGACGCTGCTGATCGACGAGCTTGTCGCCCTCGCCCGCGAGGCCGCGCCCGGCGAGGAACCCGCCCGGCAGCCCTTCCCGCCCAGGAATGGCAACGGCCTGGCACATTAG
- a CDS encoding DUF5069 domain-containing protein, with product MRSKPIPGSTGEVLACLPSPYLPHAATGLLYLPRFIAKCKYTKAHGSLPPSYAKNYKRGLDRFLSLHLGVDPSAVEEIVHTSADDAEIDRRLLALFPADVRAAKWNRDLVQKGMTPAGQDFLREALTAMGCADRAGEIKSVPDLIDFDEGRIE from the coding sequence ATGCGTTCCAAACCCATTCCCGGCTCCACCGGCGAAGTGCTCGCCTGCCTGCCCTCCCCTTACCTGCCGCACGCGGCGACCGGGCTGCTTTACCTCCCGCGCTTCATCGCGAAGTGCAAATACACCAAGGCGCACGGCTCCCTGCCGCCCAGTTACGCGAAAAACTACAAACGCGGGCTCGACCGCTTTCTTTCGCTGCACCTCGGCGTCGATCCCTCCGCCGTGGAGGAAATCGTGCACACCTCCGCCGACGACGCGGAGATCGACCGCCGCCTGCTCGCGCTTTTTCCCGCCGATGTGCGCGCCGCAAAATGGAACCGCGACCTCGTGCAAAAAGGCATGACGCCCGCCGGCCAGGATTTTCTGCGCGAGGCGCTCACCGCGATGGGCTGCGCCGACCGTGCCGGGGAAATCAAAAGCGTGCCGGACCTGATCGACTTCGACGAAGGCCGCATCGAGTGA
- a CDS encoding glycosyltransferase family 2 protein: protein MQLSANDISIGVTMYRRLDFLEQALASAVNQTVPVRVLLHDDGCLDRRALDRMLAKFGGRVEYHRNEANVRQFGNMNLAIRRSPTPWISVLHDDDMLAPDFVERILEVAPEVDSCALFCGATTFVSRDGEPFFHKNECPPGARWRMVPLREFAAKNQFAFPGQLMHRETALALGGFPQNSVYSGDWDMWFRLALAGGAAQLAATLSFYRSHESDGRYTSESNRSGRKAACCAMQVKRNLARLRASGQSVEFDRAEWLEKYGPLYRELLLNAPRMPRWLLRYNRRILLRTRPATHSARMLHWMSRLLGNSGMRLAGRAHLLRGRLGMRMPQTF from the coding sequence ATGCAGCTTTCCGCGAATGACATTTCGATCGGGGTCACGATGTATCGGCGGCTCGATTTTCTCGAGCAGGCGCTCGCGTCGGCGGTCAACCAGACCGTGCCGGTGCGCGTGCTGCTGCACGACGACGGCTGCCTCGACCGGCGGGCGCTCGACCGCATGCTCGCGAAGTTCGGCGGGCGCGTGGAGTATCATCGCAACGAGGCCAATGTGCGCCAGTTCGGCAACATGAACCTCGCCATCCGCCGCAGCCCGACGCCGTGGATCTCGGTGCTGCACGACGACGACATGCTCGCGCCGGATTTCGTCGAGCGCATCCTGGAGGTCGCGCCGGAGGTGGACTCGTGCGCGCTTTTCTGCGGCGCGACGACTTTTGTTTCACGCGACGGCGAGCCCTTTTTCCATAAAAACGAATGCCCGCCCGGCGCGCGCTGGCGCATGGTGCCGTTGCGGGAGTTTGCGGCGAAAAACCAGTTCGCGTTTCCGGGGCAGTTGATGCACCGGGAAACCGCGCTCGCGCTCGGCGGGTTTCCGCAAAACTCGGTTTACTCGGGCGACTGGGACATGTGGTTCCGGCTCGCGCTGGCCGGCGGGGCGGCGCAGCTCGCCGCCACGCTGAGCTTCTACCGCTCGCACGAAAGCGACGGGCGTTACACCAGCGAATCGAACCGCAGCGGGCGCAAGGCCGCCTGCTGCGCGATGCAGGTGAAGCGCAACCTGGCCCGCCTGCGCGCGAGCGGCCAGTCCGTCGAGTTTGACCGCGCCGAGTGGCTTGAGAAATACGGTCCGCTTTATCGCGAGCTTCTGCTCAACGCGCCGCGCATGCCGCGCTGGCTGCTGCGTTACAACCGCCGCATCCTCCTGCGCACGCGTCCGGCCACGCACAGCGCCCGGATGCTGCATTGGATGTCGCGCCTGCTGGGAAATTCCGGGATGCGGCTTGCCGGGCGCGCGCACCTGCTGCGCGGCCGCTTGGGCATGAGGATGCCGCAGACGTTCTAG